The Scleropages formosus chromosome 3, fSclFor1.1, whole genome shotgun sequence genome contains the following window.
gggtgactgtgatctttcatgatgtgcattgtctttctgaggcagcgtgtggtgtaggtgtcctctactgctggtagctgtgtgccgatgatttcctgagctgttttgaccaacctcggtagggctttcttgtcctgtatggagcagctgccccaccaggatgtaatataccctgtgaggacagactccacagcacacctgtagaaactagtgaggactgtagtggacatcctggctttcttcagacgcccgaggaagtggaggcgttgatgggcctttttgacggtcgatgctgtgtgctcagtccacgtgagtttggcagtgagggtgacccctaggaatctgaagctgttgacccgctctaccatgtcccctcctacgtagatgggtacatgaaccgtatcctgtttcctgaagtcaatcaccagctccttagttttactgacattgagagacaggttgttatcctggcaccactctgccaggagcctcacctcctctctgtaggccatctcatcgttgttggcgatcagacccacaacggtggtatcgtcaacaaactttatgatggtgttagagctgtgactggccacagagtcatgtgtgaacaagaagtacagcactgggctcaggacgcttcactgtggagtgccagtgttgaggatcagtgagGAGGAAGTGTTTCTGCCAATCCACATACGCTGGGGTCTgctggtgaggaaatccaggatccagttgcacaatgtggcactcagtcctacacctagtagtttgtggatcagcttggttgggatgacagtcttaaatgctgagctatagtctacaaccAATAgacttgcatagcagtttttattgtctaggtgagccagagtggcatgaagggtgtgtgatatcgcgtcttcagtggatctgctgtggcggtaggcaaactgcagcagGTCCAAAGtatctgggatggtgtccttaatgtgtcccagcaccagcctctcaaagcatttcattgcaatggaggtcagtgccactgggcaatagtcattaaggctGCTCTCTTTGTATATACATGTTTCATCAGTAAAAACTTTTCATGGAGTTTAAGAAATTGTTTGCTaaatagaaaaaatgttaatattggAACAGTTCCTTTGCCAATTTATTGCAATTTGAGTCATTTCCATCAGAGAAAGTCAAGAGTCAAAAGAGtcttattgtcatttcaaccatatacagccggtgaaacaaaacaacattcctccaggaccatggtgccaCATAAAATAACAAAGAGTTAGTGATGCAGTCTgcataaagtgcacatgtgcaatacttgtgcaaacagtgctagaCATTACAACAACTACTAAAACAGTGCTGGACAGCAAGTAGTAGCTGTTGTGATGGCATCCTCTGTGGAGCGATTTGTCCAGTAGGCAAACTGGTGCTTATCCAGATCAGGTGGGTTTATGGTTCTGATGTGCGAAAGGACAagtttctcaaagcacttcatcactatgGGTGTCAGAGCCACTGGGCAATAGTCATTCAGACACTTCACAGATGATTTCTTGGGCATTGGAATGATGTTGGAGGATttaagacatgttggaacagcagctTGTTGTTATGAGAGGTTGAATATTTCAGTAAACATCTCTGTAAATTTGTCGGCACATGCTTTCAGTACCCGGCCGGGCACTCCATCTGGGTCTGCCACCTTGCCTGCGTTAACTTTCTTCAGGGTGGTCCTCACCTGGTGGTGCTGAAGAACCAGTGTCGACTCACCGGCAGGTGGGTTGATGAGTGGAACAGTCCCTCTACCCTGAGTGTCGAAGCGGGCAAAGAACTGGTTCAGAACATCACGCAGTTTGGCATCATCACTGGGCAGCAGATGGATGGTCTTGTAGTCAGTCAGTGCCTTGATGCCGTTCCACATCCTGCGGTGGTTGTTGTTTTCGAATTGATCCTCAGTGCGCTGTTTGTACTTGCGCTTTGCATCCTCGATGCCTCTCTTGAGTTGAGTCGTCACCTGACCTGAAAGCTGCGTCCTGCTCCCTGAGTAATGTCCTCACGTTGTTTATCCACGCCTTTTGGTTAGTAAACTTCTTCATTGTCTTTTGTGTTAACACATTTTCTCTGCAAAAGTTTATATATCCTAGGACTGATCTAGCATATTCCTCAAGGTCTGTTCCCTTTGCAAACAAATCCCAGTCTGTGTTATCAAAGCAGTCTTGCAGCATTGAGGTAGCTTCCTCAGACCGCAATTGTACTGTCCTGATAGCTGGTTTTATTCTGCAGATCCATGGTCTGTAAGCTGGAACACAACATTTaatgacgcttttctccaaagcaacttgcaaaattaataacaagTACTTACACATTCATGAAGCTGGGtaaattcttactggagcaatttttagggcaagtaccttgcgaTTTATAACACTTGTTACATAACTGATGAGGAACAGACTCACAGTCcttttgagtgattttttttttactataatgaagacacaaattcaaaaacaagtgaaatttGCATCAATGAAAAGCACATGCTTTGATAAGCTTAATTTATCTCTAAACACAGCAACTGATTGAAAGTAGACCgcatttcacatatttttatgaacagaacaagcaaaagtgcaatattttgaacggttaaaatgcaaacaaaaaaaagtcccttgtttttccttcttcttagATCCtccttattttttccatgagtaCATCTTCTCACTTCTCGCAGCAGCAAGAATTTCTTTGTCCTGAAGTACAGTTTTGTAAAATTCCCTACATGGTTTATTAAAGTTCATGGTGACAAGCAGCTCAATTTTCATGAGTTCAACAGAGCATCTGTTCCTAGAGTCACTCCACTTGATCTTCATTATGGAGAATATCCTCTCCGCTTAGCCTCTCTTATAAAATTTACAGTTTGCCATAAACTCATCCTCCCTGACTTTGCTAAGCCATCAGTTCTCTGTCTCCCATTCTTTTTACACTTCTGTGATGGACTATTAGCAGCCATGATGACATCTAGTCATCTAGTTAGTAGCTACCTCCCTTGACCCTCTTGTGGGGGGTATACCCCTTGACCCTCCCCCCCACAGTCAAATGTAGCATCCAGGTAACGCAGCAATTCCCAGTGACAGTCAGATTTACACAACACAGCGCTGTTTCACATCCACATGCTGtctaaagccgcttgtcccaaggggggatcgcagtgaaccggagcctgacttggcaagacagggcgcaaggctggagagggagaggacacacccaggacaggacaccacttcGTTGCAAGGaacccgaagcaggacttgaaccccagacctaccagagagtaggcacagACCAATCCCACCACGCCCCTGCGTCCCCATGCCCCCCTGTTTTACATGCGTTCTCGCGATTTGTTTTCCTAGTCTTTTAACACTTTTGAGATGTGACCTGCGAAAtttatgtatgcaataaataatatatttagtaaatacttttaaatgtatgacatatatcacacacacacagaccatctGAGCTGCTTGtgccatacggggttgcggggtgccagagcctagcccggcaacgcagggtgtagggctggagagggaggggacacacccaggatgggacaccagtccgtcgcaaggcaccccaagcaggacttgaaccccagacccactggagagcaggacctggtccaacccactgctccaccgcaccccccccacgaTGCTACATAAGACAACACAAAACTACTGATACAGAACTGCATAAAGTCCACATGTGCAAGATGTGTGGCAAACAGAACAAGTCAGTACTgtaattactaaacaaaaaacaataaccaTTGTAAAAATTGGAAGGTATtactgtcacgcggaacacagggagccaggacggctgaacccaagtgcagcattgtttgtcagaagttgagggaagaggcaagttctcaaaaccagggacagacgaagggtcgaccgatcggcgaacaggacaggaacgaggatccacgGACGTGGttggagaacgaagcaaggagtcaaaagaccggagatcgtgaacagagcaagagtgtgtgtagtaacaCTAGGAAGGgtggttgtcccaaacgagattctgcaacggtacgggagctgaagagggtctttacaGGGTGAACGATTACTCATGAGTTAGTgtggagtcaggtgttgtcgcttgtgttgtgggcatggatgtgacaattataatataataataaatactgtagataCAGACATACAAAATGGCAGAAAAGAAATTGGTTAGTACAGTAGATGAACAGTGCAAAACATCGCAAAGGGGTTGGAATGGTGAGTGGtctctgtgtgaatgtgtgggctggtgtcagtccagtccctgggtattgaggagtctgatgacTTGGGGGAAAatactgttacacagtctggctgtgatggtcctgcttgtggtgccttgtgatggactggcatcctgtcctgggtgtgccctatGCTGCTGGACtaggcttcggcttgccacaaccccactcgggacaagcagcttcagactgtgtgtgtgtgtgtgtgtgggtctctCCATGTAGACAGACATACCTGCAGACCCCTGATGGATAAAACAGGTAAAGAAATTCAAACATCTAATATTGacagtttttattatattgCATTGCATCACTATAATTCAGTTAATTTCTGTTctgtgcacatttacatttctcacaAGTGCAAATTATTGTgtagaaacaaaatgaaactttaCAGTGACATTTCAGCTCAGAAGTTTGAACAACATTcgttacattttattcactgttaCAGACACCTTCACTGGACAGATCTTCAGAGCTTCAGAATTTCTGCCATCATAATTTCCACAAGGAGAGAAATATGGCAACAGTTTTTCAGTGAAAGTGTCTGTAAAAGTGTAGATGTGTGACATGTCAGTGAGGTTGAAGAAGGACACCTCCCCACTGTCATAGTCCATCTGAACCCGGATCCTCTGGGGTTTCTTCTTCAGTGTGAGATTAGTAACTCCAGATGCTATATACTCATCTCCATTCCTCAGAGCTAGAACCCAGAATCCATACTCCGGACTGACTGCAATCATCTCCTTCCTGTTGATGGACTCTTTCGCCACTCCTACAATCCACTTCGGTTTgtttcccacctccacctcccagctGTGTTGTCCCGAAGTAAACCCCTCAGAGCCGAAAACTGCTAAACACTGAGTAAACCTCTCTGTGTTGTCAGGAAGCTGCTGTTTGACTCCACTGTATCTCACACAGGTCAGATCATCAGACACAGAGAGTTCAGGGGATGCAGTGTTGGGGTCCAGAGTCACAGGAGCTGTGGGATAAACAGAGAATATAAAACATGACAACATGACACTGACACACTTAGTTTTGCACcaaaaatttgaaatgtgttcTGAAGAAACCtgtaatttaaacaaacaaaaaactccataaaatccatatctttttttttaattttgtgatgCAAAActcatgttcattttcatttaagttaattttgaatatttttagcTTGAATTAAAATATCACATGGAACAAGATATTGCAGCATCATTTTGTTATAcagtaaaacatgtttttgtcaAGGATCGCAATACTTTTTCAAGGTTCTGCTTATTAAACTTGATGCCAAAACTTCTGAGAGCTTTTGTCAGGGTATAAATGACAGGACACCAAAACGACCCCAATAATAAACCTCGTAGTATCGACAAAGTGGTGATATCCCACTTGGACACTGCAGCTCTATCCTGTCTGGCCATCCAgcaactgccatcaaacctctacagctgatacagaacgctgctggaTGAGGTGTGTTTGACCTgtcaaagcgttcccatgtatctcctctactcgtctctctgcactgacttcctgtaactgcccagatcaaattcaagactctgattatgacctacaaatgtatcaatggaactgctccccaatatctacaagagctgatcatccgctacaccgaaaccagactgctacacttctccacctctgtctgcttggtggttccacacacaaataaaagcacaaaagtttttggttctggctccgatgtggtgcaacaacctccccctcgctctcagaactgctgaatctctgtctacattttgaagggtctaaaaactcaaGTCTTGCAGGTTcatttctcccatgatctctacagtgcatgataaatgtgtaaatgtttccattcaataattttgtaattagaACTGTTGAATAAGAGacaaacctttatgcagctactcgtgtgatgtacattggttcatatgatggaaagtaacaaattaactgtgctttagaatcacatgtctgcatgtaaatccttctgttgatgttaatgcacacattgtactttctatgagatatatgtcactttggagataagcaactactaaatgtgtaaatgtaaatgtaaaacaagtaaaaaacagtaaaaaaagagTGACAGATGTTGAGTAAGGACCCCAACACTGGTGCTGCTTTTCAAACACGGCCGTTTAGTATATAAAACAGCTTCTAGCGGGAGCCCAGTACTCACTGTATGAAACAATGTGCAGCATCTTCTCCCAGACTCTGAAGTTCAGAGAACCCAGGTGTTTGGCCACATCTATCAGTGCCCCTGAAAGCACCTCTGGATCCTGCACTTCACACTGGGCTCTACAAGGACAAGTAGGACTGAATGATGATGTGGGACTGGAAGggaattaacattaaaaatgaaaatttaaataaatacctttGTTTTGTGCTCTTGCAGCCctggaaaacacaaataaaaataactcagTGTGTTCACTCTGTCAGTGTCAAAGAAGAAATAGTTATAAACCATCATCCTACCATCAGGAATTTGGTGTCTTCATTGTTCAGATCTTCCTCAATGTCTCGGATTCTATCTGACAGGATGGAGATGTGTTTGGAGATGTTTTCTAtcttctccttcatcctctgactcttctgttcctcttcctccctcagtGCAGCCAATCTGGCCTCTTCTTCATCTCGCAGGAACTGGTGGAGCTTCTCAAACTCCTCCTTTatcactttctctgtgtgttgagCCTGATTCTGAAAATTACAGTCACATTTAACACAAACTGTACCGTTCAGCATCACTCTTAACTTTTCAGTCCTTCTCATATGGACATTTAACAGTTGATTCCAGTTTTGTGTGACATCTAATCATCACCAGTCCTCTCCATGTCCCTGTGGATCCATTAAAAAGAGAAGCTCCTCTGATACACTCCCTGCCAAACACACTGCTTTCTTTACACACCACACATGACACAGTGTAGGAGATCTCCTGCTGATCTGAGGATCTTCATCTCTTACTGGTGTCTCCTGGTGACCTAAAGTGCTTCGTGAGTTTGTAGGAGAAGTCAATACAGCTGTCAGTTCAGGtagatcatcatcatgacaatGATACCAGTTAGTGTCTCTCATAGAAAGAACAAGATAAATAACACAACGTGTCGTTTCCAAGTTGTAAGATCAGTGTGCTGATGGGAAAGACCTCTTCACTCACTGATTCATATAAAGAGTATAATAAATAACTCATTTACCTTtatgtgtttcactgtttcCTCACACTGTTTTTTAGCATCATTGAACTTCTCCAGTTTTTCCTTTATTACTTCAAATGCAGTATTGAGTTGTTCCTGGAattatatgttatataatatGCAACAATGTTCATCATTTTTTTACTATTACTGATGATTTGACAAGTCGGTCATCTGTACTAACACAAATAGTTCACCAGCATCTGTAGTGCAGAGTACTTTAACTGTcataaatgtagttttatacAGATTGCTGATTGTTTTAGTTCAGGTATTTACAACTAACATAacttcaatatttttaatattaaatgtgaaataaactaCTTTTATATCCAGTGCAGCCTCTTCCACTGGACAGAGCTGGTGGTTTCTGTGCCTTTTTGAAGTCTGACACACGACACAGAGAACTTCTTGGTCGTCCTCACAGAAGAACAAAAGCTTCTCTCCATGGACACTGCAGCGAGATTCACTCTTCTCTGGAGACTCAGTTTTCTCCACAGCCTCTGACTGACTTTTCTGCTTGAAGTAGGACTCTATAATATTCTTTAAAACCAGGTTCGGTGGAGGGTGTTCAATAGAGGACCTCCTTCTACACACAGAACACTCTCTAGAGCTCTTCTGTTCCCAGTACTGCTGCACACAGGATCTACAGAAGCTGTGACTACATGGTAGTAGAACAGGATCCTTGAAAATCTCACAGCAAACAGAACAAACGAGCTCCTCATCCAGAAAAGAAACTTCAGCTGCCATTTTACGGGTTCTTTGACGTCATATATCTCTGGTTGTGTAATCCTTCTGCTAAAGTTCACCTTCTCTTTGCAGTCAGACCAGACACACCCTTTGCAGGGAAACCAGAATTAACCTCTTCACGACAGTGTAACCACTGAAGTTCAGGTCTGCAGTCACAGTCCTACACCTTACCTTTAAAACTTAGTACATAGAGATACAACTAAATAACTTCTATTCAGGAAATAACTTGAGGTACACGCCCACCCACAGACACTGAAGCCAtttatcccgagtggggtcgtggtgaggcgaagcctgacccagcaaaatagggtgtaaggctggagagagaggggacacactaaggacaggatgccagtgtgtcacaaggcaccccaagaaggacttgaaccccagacccaccagagagcaggacctggccaaacctgctgtgccactgctcaCCCCAGTAGTGTACAGTTGACAAGGAGGTTTTGCTATTGCTTTACAGTAAATGTTGGCTTTAGGGAATGAATTGAATGCAAAAATTTCCAAAGTAACAAGAAGATGGTGACAGAAATGTgacacaaaacaatttttctgtTCACAAAACCTGTTCTTTCTGATCATTGACAACAGAGCACTGCTGCAGACACCTCTCTGTGCTTCTGTACTGGAGTCAGTATATAGTAGGACAAgaatatcatcatcattttcCCATCATGTGTTTGACAAGATATTAAATTCTGCTGTTCAGTAAAGTGTTTTGGTGCTGTCAGTAGATGGAGAAGAAACACATTGCATTGTCTACAACCGCCCATCCCTTCTCCTGGAGAACTTGAACCAGCTCCTGGAATGTTTCAGCAAATTTGGCCATCATCTGTTCATGCATGCCTAGTAGCATGCCCTGGGATGAAAGTGCCTACTGTAGGCAGTTCATTGTTGCTGGGTCTGAAGGtgaggtggaaccttctgtcatatCAGCCAGGATGAGAAGGACCCAAGCGCGGTTGCACAATTTTATTCTCCACAGTATCAGCAAAGGGACAGGCAGAATGTAAAGTAGTAATCATGGCATGGGTTACCGATGAGCAGACATCAATACAAAGTAGAATCCAAAGTcataatccaagaaacaaagtcaATGGTCAGGGTACCAAGAGACCAACCAGGAGACCGAGGGACTGGGTTCGAGGAAGACAGGAACAGGGCAGGCTAGGAACCAGGACGTGGGTGAGCGGACGGCTCAAATGAGGTTCTGCGATCTGGTCAATCTGGCGCCATCTTCTCTGGCTCCGTCTCTCTGATCATCCACAGATGCATTGAGTCCCGACAAGGTCATAGGCGTGACACTCTAGGGCTCCTGACCAAGGTACTTCTGATAGATTGCCCAATAACTTAacatgtcactttagagaaaagcattgttatataaatatgaaagtaGGTATCTCATTTCAGTGATGGGAGGAAAGGTCCTGTTagtgaaagcaaaataaaaa
Protein-coding sequences here:
- the LOC108932627 gene encoding nuclear factor 7, brain-like, with amino-acid sequence MAAEVSFLDEELVCSVCCEIFKDPVLLPCSHSFCRSCVQQYWEQKSSRECSVCRRRSSIEHPPPNLVLKNIIESYFKQKSQSEAVEKTESPEKSESRCSVHGEKLLFFCEDDQEVLCVVCQTSKRHRNHQLCPVEEAALDIKEQLNTAFEVIKEKLEKFNDAKKQCEETVKHIKNQAQHTEKVIKEEFEKLHQFLRDEEEARLAALREEEEQKSQRMKEKIENISKHISILSDRIRDIEEDLNNEDTKFLMGCKSTKQRAQCEVQDPEVLSGALIDVAKHLGSLNFRVWEKMLHIVSYTPVTLDPNTASPELSVSDDLTCVRYSGVKQQLPDNTERFTQCLAVFGSEGFTSGQHSWEVEVGNKPKWIVGVAKESINRKEMIAVSPEYGFWVLALRNGDEYIASGVTNLTLKKKPQRIRVQMDYDSGEVSFFNLTDMSHIYTFTDTFTEKLLPYFSPCGNYDGRNSEALKICPVKVSVTVNKM